A stretch of the Desulforamulus ferrireducens genome encodes the following:
- the wecB gene encoding non-hydrolyzing UDP-N-acetylglucosamine 2-epimerase, whose translation MINKENLVITIVGNRPQFIKMAPVSAEISKRGYKEYIIHTGQHFDDNMSKVFFDELNIPQPNLSLSLGTGSHGKMTALMLMELEIILQEKKPSGVIIYGDTNSTLAAALAAVKLHIPIAHVEAGPRIYDINTPEEINRIVADHAAKLRFCPDIVSVQNLAKENILNGVYFTGDVMFDSYLIFSKVAREKSTIINSLNLNTNEYALLTIHRPNNTDTEDALKRVIKVLENAKMKIVFPVHPRTEAAFKRHGLWESLKAINHAKVIPAVGYLDILELINNAKIVLTDSGGLQKEAFFAGKPVLVLFHTTPWPQIQSCGWQKCCWDNNGIDVNRVIELISSYMPTNRRPNLFGDGNAASKIVDLLENHGWFK comes from the coding sequence GTGATTAACAAGGAAAATCTAGTAATCACAATAGTAGGTAACAGGCCTCAATTTATTAAAATGGCTCCTGTTTCTGCAGAAATCTCTAAAAGGGGATATAAAGAATATATTATTCATACAGGGCAGCATTTTGATGATAATATGAGTAAAGTTTTTTTTGATGAACTAAATATTCCCCAACCTAACTTAAGTCTTAGCCTTGGTACCGGCAGTCATGGAAAGATGACTGCTTTAATGTTAATGGAATTAGAAATAATATTGCAAGAGAAAAAGCCAAGTGGTGTTATTATTTATGGAGATACGAACAGTACTCTTGCAGCTGCACTTGCAGCAGTGAAATTACATATACCTATAGCTCACGTAGAAGCAGGACCTAGAATATACGACATTAATACCCCAGAAGAGATTAATAGAATTGTGGCAGACCATGCTGCCAAATTAAGATTTTGCCCAGATATTGTTTCAGTTCAAAATTTGGCAAAAGAAAACATTCTAAACGGTGTTTATTTCACCGGGGATGTAATGTTTGATTCTTATTTGATATTTTCAAAGGTTGCAAGAGAAAAGTCTACAATTATTAATTCATTAAATCTTAATACAAATGAATATGCTTTATTAACCATCCACAGGCCCAATAATACCGATACAGAAGATGCTCTTAAAAGGGTTATAAAAGTATTGGAAAATGCAAAGATGAAGATTGTATTTCCGGTTCACCCCCGTACAGAAGCAGCTTTTAAAAGGCATGGACTTTGGGAAAGCTTGAAAGCAATTAACCATGCCAAAGTTATACCTGCAGTAGGCTACCTGGACATTCTAGAGTTAATTAATAACGCGAAAATTGTATTAACTGATTCTGGTGGACTTCAGAAGGAAGCATTCTTTGCAGGAAAACCTGTATTAGTATTATTCCATACTACCCCCTGGCCTCAAATACAATCATGTGGCTGGCAGAAGTGTTGCTGGGATAATAACGGTATTGATGTTAACAGAGTGATAGAACTTATAAGTTCATATATGCCAACAAATAGGAGACCGAATTTATTTGGGGATGGTAATGCTGCTAGCAAAATAGTAGACTTACTAGAGAACCATGGATGGTTTAAATAA
- a CDS encoding methyltransferase domain-containing protein, with amino-acid sequence MQSKPNGRICVQTNNPIKPIDRNVWRIIGFLLKKHIAFSSGEYDGLQVTCENKTLFCPRNENNKKNDTKIMEFTFKNKTYLVSSTNAIRIRQIGEKYFITEDIFTPIINYVNLVEETENLFRDRYGLFIGSKSSRAMQGQKHLFVDLIAHAARLLGDLFGISVREINPKVPYIVALTFDVDGFFPGQPQKVIEFLKRWQVIQPTFMVMATDKDELTIYDPEYNLEDPSLKSLWDSDSEIGLHSSYLAHDDYELLMKQKERLEKTAGRLIYGHRSHYYRFAYPRSWGQQLRAGFLYDASLGYPDTPGNRNGTNIPVPFPDPDGFERKLWTISTTCLDQHFFDPNSYLFWEGKGKENIDLIFDNIQMNGGIITLDWHVHVIDNPSFPNHFKPLEYMLERASSDGALITGLGKIVKSMDEEWDRLFADLKWSLKEGVFKTNSKNQDEIATYTNIFSNQNLGATSIDTAIMSFLSVLPNDAETILDIGCGPGLMSRRIPPFHKVLCMDIDEEIILPITKPKCLGDITNIPLEDKCVDLAMACDVIEHLTDDDIHKAISELERVSRKYIYLQVPFSESLAAGQIKCPNCENVWHVNHHKQSFTLKRLFNLLSSKWVPKTVNFTGDIIYFDIPPNYYGLKESLGQSNLSTDGINCASCGHTLKGINETHNDQVFKEITRFSSRLTPRYSEVGILFEFDGEPLKDIEPVVRTRSGQAKAIPKPIVIQENILDFSKPFVESNSYSSFEQIPILIPHQVAVIRETNKIRIVKSELAKNASISMAFPMILNCGDTIKVKGYASDKLELTFLGYSSGDNEFVISVNLVHNDFFLEIIIPPEMEKAKGFIRIIWCGGSELNLYSVEVSNNNPNRLFYTFQGSFISEFSHIEKTKDGILYRWALPYDNLAFFSEELDQWIEKAHADESPKEDYNNILFQHIKFLMKQISFLEKELHLKRIEVEKNKLIQSEVEGNIGIPSINLHDHGNVGNKESIELELLGKTQQLEAQLHDALQCIIVLEDKINNLRLEYEQKNLMLDNQLQNAMEFINLLEEKVIPHKSNFTIKNKDNFRARLIRIIKQICKRLIILIKRYPLLISIGDLLRLRRIYHKLKLRGWV; translated from the coding sequence ATGCAAAGTAAGCCAAATGGCCGCATATGTGTACAAACTAATAATCCAATAAAACCGATCGATAGAAATGTCTGGCGGATCATTGGTTTTTTGCTAAAAAAACATATTGCTTTTAGTTCTGGAGAATACGATGGTCTACAAGTAACATGTGAAAATAAAACCTTATTTTGCCCAAGAAATGAAAACAATAAGAAAAATGACACTAAAATAATGGAATTTACATTTAAAAACAAAACTTATCTAGTTAGTTCTACTAATGCAATTCGGATTAGGCAAATTGGTGAAAAATATTTTATTACTGAGGACATCTTTACGCCCATAATTAATTATGTCAACTTAGTTGAAGAAACAGAAAATCTTTTTAGAGATAGGTATGGATTATTTATAGGTTCAAAATCTAGTAGAGCAATGCAGGGGCAGAAGCATTTATTTGTTGATTTAATTGCCCATGCAGCCAGGCTTTTGGGGGATTTGTTTGGTATTTCTGTTAGGGAAATTAATCCTAAGGTGCCCTATATTGTTGCACTAACTTTTGATGTTGACGGTTTTTTTCCCGGACAGCCACAGAAAGTTATTGAGTTTTTAAAAAGATGGCAAGTTATACAACCGACATTTATGGTAATGGCAACGGACAAGGATGAATTAACTATCTATGACCCAGAATATAATCTTGAGGACCCTTCTTTAAAATCATTGTGGGATAGTGATAGTGAGATCGGGCTCCACTCCAGTTATCTAGCACACGATGATTATGAGTTGTTAATGAAACAAAAGGAGAGGTTAGAAAAAACAGCCGGAAGACTAATTTATGGGCATAGGAGCCACTATTATAGGTTTGCTTACCCACGTTCTTGGGGTCAACAGTTACGAGCAGGATTTTTATACGATGCTTCCCTAGGATATCCTGACACTCCAGGTAATCGTAACGGAACAAATATTCCGGTGCCATTTCCTGACCCAGACGGCTTTGAACGAAAGTTATGGACTATATCAACTACTTGTTTAGATCAGCATTTTTTTGACCCTAATAGCTACTTGTTTTGGGAAGGGAAAGGAAAGGAAAATATTGATCTAATATTTGATAATATTCAAATGAACGGTGGAATTATTACATTAGATTGGCATGTTCATGTCATTGACAATCCCAGTTTCCCAAATCATTTTAAGCCACTAGAGTATATGCTAGAACGTGCAAGCTCTGATGGTGCATTAATAACAGGACTTGGCAAAATTGTAAAATCAATGGATGAAGAATGGGATAGATTATTTGCAGATCTTAAATGGTCACTAAAAGAGGGAGTGTTTAAAACGAACTCTAAAAACCAAGATGAGATTGCAACATATACAAACATTTTTTCAAACCAAAACTTAGGTGCAACATCAATTGATACGGCTATAATGTCATTCTTAAGCGTTCTACCTAATGATGCTGAGACGATACTTGATATTGGCTGTGGTCCTGGATTAATGTCCAGAAGAATACCTCCTTTCCATAAAGTTTTATGTATGGATATTGATGAGGAGATTATTTTACCAATTACAAAACCAAAGTGTTTGGGAGATATTACAAATATACCCCTTGAGGATAAATGTGTTGATTTAGCAATGGCTTGCGATGTAATTGAACATCTAACCGATGATGATATTCATAAGGCAATATCTGAGTTGGAACGTGTAAGTAGAAAGTATATTTACTTGCAAGTTCCCTTTTCAGAAAGTCTTGCAGCTGGACAAATAAAATGCCCAAATTGCGAAAACGTATGGCATGTAAATCATCACAAGCAAAGTTTTACACTAAAACGTTTGTTTAACCTTTTATCATCTAAATGGGTTCCCAAAACAGTGAACTTTACGGGTGATATTATATATTTTGATATTCCCCCTAATTATTACGGGTTAAAAGAAAGTTTAGGCCAATCTAATCTTTCCACTGATGGCATAAATTGCGCTTCTTGCGGACATACATTAAAAGGAATTAACGAAACTCATAATGACCAAGTATTTAAGGAAATTACCAGATTTAGTAGCAGACTTACTCCAAGGTACTCAGAAGTAGGGATTTTATTTGAGTTTGATGGAGAACCTTTAAAAGATATTGAACCGGTCGTACGTACTAGAAGCGGGCAAGCTAAAGCAATTCCTAAGCCAATTGTAATACAAGAGAATATTCTTGATTTTAGTAAGCCTTTTGTTGAAAGTAATAGCTACTCATCCTTTGAGCAAATCCCTATTTTAATTCCACATCAGGTTGCGGTAATAAGAGAAACTAATAAAATTAGAATTGTTAAATCTGAATTAGCGAAAAATGCATCAATTTCCATGGCCTTTCCAATGATATTAAATTGTGGAGATACTATAAAGGTAAAGGGATATGCTTCCGATAAACTAGAGCTAACTTTTTTGGGTTATTCTTCTGGAGACAATGAATTTGTAATTTCTGTTAACTTAGTGCATAATGATTTTTTTCTAGAAATAATTATTCCTCCTGAAATGGAAAAAGCTAAAGGTTTTATTAGAATAATATGGTGCGGTGGTTCTGAGTTGAACTTATACTCAGTAGAGGTTTCTAACAATAACCCAAATAGGTTGTTCTATACATTCCAGGGTAGTTTTATTAGTGAGTTTTCACATATTGAAAAAACTAAGGACGGCATATTGTATAGATGGGCACTGCCCTATGATAACCTAGCATTTTTTTCTGAAGAATTAGATCAATGGATAGAAAAAGCTCATGCTGATGAATCTCCAAAAGAAGACTACAATAACATTTTATTTCAACATATTAAGTTTTTAATGAAACAAATTTCCTTTTTAGAGAAAGAGCTTCATTTAAAGAGAATAGAGGTTGAGAAAAATAAACTTATACAATCAGAAGTCGAAGGAAATATAGGAATACCTTCTATTAATTTACATGACCATGGAAATGTTGGGAACAAGGAATCTATAGAACTAGAATTGTTGGGGAAGACACAGCAATTAGAGGCACAACTTCACGATGCTCTCCAGTGTATTATTGTACTCGAAGATAAAATTAATAACCTAAGATTGGAATATGAACAAAAGAATCTTATGTTAGATAATCAGTTGCAAAATGCTATGGAATTTATAAATTTATTAGAAGAGAAGGTTATCCCTCATAAGAGTAATTTTACTATTAAGAATAAGGATAACTTTAGGGCTCGTTTAATAAGGATAATTAAACAGATATGCAAGAGGTTAATTATTCTTATCAAGAGGTATCCTCTTTTAATATCTATAGGTGATCTCCTTCGTTTGAGAAGAATATACCATAAACTAAAACTAAGGGGGTGGGTATAA
- a CDS encoding WbqC family protein has translation MRVAIHQPNYFPWSGYFYKMFFCDIFVFLDDVQYSKNSFINRNRIKTPNGASWLTVPVKASMKDKINEVTFAKKDWQIKHIKTLDGNYAKAPYYNKYREELFAKLTEPVSNLAELNINLLKVIAKWLEVPCQFVLSSEIGSNQTGDDRLIDIILKIGGTSYLSGRGGAKYQDENKFLSKGLGFQYYDFTPPLYSQLWGESIPGLSIIDMLFNCGEKSRDILLNK, from the coding sequence GTGCGTGTAGCAATACATCAACCAAATTACTTTCCTTGGTCCGGTTATTTCTATAAGATGTTCTTTTGTGATATTTTTGTTTTCTTGGATGACGTTCAATATTCTAAGAACAGTTTTATTAATAGGAATAGAATTAAGACACCAAATGGAGCATCTTGGCTTACTGTACCAGTTAAAGCTTCAATGAAAGATAAAATAAATGAAGTCACTTTTGCTAAAAAGGATTGGCAAATTAAACACATCAAAACCTTAGACGGTAATTATGCTAAAGCACCTTATTACAATAAGTATAGAGAAGAACTTTTTGCTAAGCTTACTGAACCAGTAAGTAATTTAGCCGAGCTTAACATTAATTTATTGAAAGTTATTGCAAAGTGGCTAGAGGTTCCTTGTCAATTTGTACTATCTTCCGAAATAGGGTCTAATCAGACCGGAGACGACCGGCTAATAGACATCATACTCAAAATTGGGGGTACTTCGTACCTTTCTGGTAGAGGTGGGGCAAAGTACCAGGATGAAAATAAGTTTCTAAGTAAGGGACTTGGATTTCAATATTACGATTTTACCCCCCCTCTTTATTCTCAATTATGGGGTGAATCAATCCCTGGGTTGTCTATTATTGATATGTTATTTAACTGTGGAGAAAAGTCTAGGGATATCCTCTTAAATAAATAG
- a CDS encoding transposase, with amino-acid sequence MEKEIAQKLFNDLVQQCLDEKIIVADTIAIDSTAIDAYEKKQPKSKSQETGNATWGAKYDTFRNKITWFGYKIHLAVDTSSELPIALEVTPANINDGDMGPTLIEKVAAQIPEGRLKYVIEDSGYDQQKNYEAAKAQRAQAIIPLNLRNAQEPPEGFSFNGTPKCSMGYEMVYWGCDKNFLKFRCPHALGKVDCPNGMAWCSSSNYGMVVKINVKDDLRRFSLPHRGTKRWEELYDKRTSVERCNSRLKENLTANDLHIRGIKKVTAYIYLNAIVLLATALASKKINCSPQQKVA; translated from the coding sequence ATGGAAAAAGAAATAGCCCAAAAGTTATTTAATGACTTAGTACAACAGTGTTTAGACGAAAAGATTATAGTGGCTGATACCATTGCAATTGACAGTACGGCAATTGATGCTTATGAGAAAAAGCAACCCAAGTCTAAAAGCCAAGAAACAGGTAATGCAACTTGGGGAGCCAAATACGATACGTTTAGAAACAAAATTACCTGGTTTGGCTACAAGATTCATTTAGCTGTTGATACATCAAGCGAATTACCTATAGCCCTTGAGGTTACGCCTGCAAATATTAATGACGGCGATATGGGGCCTACGCTGATTGAGAAAGTAGCGGCACAAATCCCTGAAGGAAGGTTAAAATATGTCATTGAGGATTCAGGCTACGATCAACAAAAGAACTATGAAGCTGCGAAAGCCCAGAGAGCGCAGGCAATTATCCCTTTAAACTTAAGGAATGCCCAGGAACCACCGGAAGGGTTTTCATTTAATGGAACTCCCAAGTGCTCTATGGGTTATGAAATGGTATATTGGGGTTGCGATAAAAACTTCCTTAAGTTTCGATGTCCACATGCACTGGGTAAAGTGGATTGTCCCAATGGAATGGCTTGGTGCTCCTCTTCAAACTATGGGATGGTTGTAAAGATAAACGTAAAGGACGATCTAAGGCGTTTTTCCCTGCCCCATAGAGGAACTAAGCGATGGGAAGAGCTATATGACAAAAGAACTTCTGTGGAACGTTGCAATTCTAGGCTTAAGGAGAATCTTACTGCGAATGACCTCCATATAAGGGGAATTAAAAAGGTTACGGCATATATTTACCTTAATGCCATAGTGCTATTAGCAACGGCTTTAGCATCCAAAAAAATAAACTGCTCACCCCAACAAAAAGTAGCTTAA
- a CDS encoding formyltransferase family protein — MDFALIGINKSKYAVAMIKRLISFNLIPKYVIIEHNEPRSLAVSSVFIDSQKLPVPKQNLSDWAIEEEEGEFSLGAVCSQESIPFLTVPSHNGRQPRDIIAANPIDILIITEGPIIRGPIIYMPRLCVMNIHAAPLPQYRGNWTTRFALYNDEPPIVSAHVVTPWIDEGPIIERMHYEINLGDTLEEIDLKAMNASAELAVYSLLKIMHEGFAPNIQRIWEGKVYKGTRSDKGLEPAMPLAIQRELKARLLKGEYGFYAK, encoded by the coding sequence GTGGATTTTGCGCTGATTGGAATAAATAAAAGTAAATATGCTGTCGCTATGATCAAAAGATTGATTTCATTTAATCTTATACCGAAATATGTAATTATTGAACATAATGAGCCAAGAAGTCTTGCTGTTTCCTCAGTTTTTATTGATTCACAGAAATTACCTGTACCAAAACAAAACTTATCAGATTGGGCAATAGAGGAGGAAGAAGGGGAATTCTCTCTTGGTGCAGTTTGCAGTCAAGAAAGCATACCTTTTCTAACAGTTCCGAGTCACAATGGACGTCAACCAAGAGATATTATAGCTGCAAATCCTATTGATATCCTTATTATTACTGAAGGACCCATTATTCGAGGGCCAATAATTTATATGCCAAGGCTATGTGTTATGAACATACATGCAGCGCCCCTACCGCAATATAGAGGAAACTGGACAACAAGGTTTGCTCTCTATAATGATGAGCCTCCAATAGTTAGTGCACATGTAGTTACCCCGTGGATTGATGAGGGGCCGATTATTGAAAGAATGCATTATGAAATTAACCTAGGGGACACTCTGGAAGAGATAGACCTTAAGGCTATGAATGCGTCCGCTGAATTAGCTGTGTATTCTTTGCTAAAGATCATGCATGAAGGGTTTGCACCTAATATCCAAAGGATATGGGAGGGTAAGGTTTATAAAGGAACTCGTAGTGACAAAGGTCTAGAACCGGCAATGCCTCTAGCTATACAAAGGGAGCTTAAAGCTAGATTGTTAAAAGGAGAGTATGGTTTTTATGCAAAGTAA
- a CDS encoding glycosyltransferase — MGIIQRIAWLLTHDNHIDRRIFFFADVFRELGYKVLLFSSYSNDALDNSDPDYVCRPEVKKTIKCYKDRELFQIGETPDPDVNNFFVEFISFIEGYKANFERYPTSCEELEKAGFTSDLDYYFIAGSQKWFSMAVKNYNGEWYVYNNLIGKVRSLKKESIEQINMLDDMVYKVKREKIFNNSLVPFGHLLDMECQNSDIEKCMTHSGESIIIKVKKVDETDIYEYESGNETVILKKRIPLRAISKDEFMGNTYDFIEFRQIIFDYSPILERVKQEINDYPNQSPDIVYVADLPTLPIGYMLKDSFKCKLIVDCHEWWKEQSILWEPQNSIRINAMDKYERLFYQICDLRITVGQLLAEKMSEYFGKKFEVIYSCITKDHENIINRRSDFWQSEFGLPEDARISVFQGSLTTLRNLDNLAKATKYLTNDCYLVVVGAGPYQEEFERIVKKEGNPEKVRYAGWVPQNKLLEYTINAHLGILPYKSLNSYYALSVPNKFLEYYAAQIPILCDGTLMEVANIVTNNNIGFCVNCSDPEELGTAICRALKDNVLDMVKEQYLKIGSKFGYDSQKVYFIKMLNKLVSQ, encoded by the coding sequence GTGGGTATAATACAGAGAATTGCTTGGCTCTTAACCCATGATAATCATATAGATAGAAGGATTTTCTTTTTTGCGGATGTTTTTAGAGAGTTAGGATATAAGGTATTACTTTTTTCGTCTTACTCAAATGATGCGCTGGATAATTCTGACCCTGACTATGTGTGCAGACCGGAAGTGAAAAAAACAATAAAATGCTACAAAGACAGGGAACTTTTTCAAATTGGTGAAACCCCTGATCCCGATGTAAATAATTTTTTTGTAGAGTTTATTAGTTTCATTGAAGGGTACAAAGCTAATTTTGAACGGTACCCCACCAGTTGTGAGGAACTGGAGAAGGCGGGATTTACAAGTGACTTGGATTATTACTTTATTGCTGGATCGCAAAAATGGTTTAGTATGGCAGTAAAGAATTATAACGGAGAATGGTATGTATATAATAATTTAATTGGTAAAGTTAGAAGTCTTAAGAAAGAAAGCATTGAACAAATTAATATGTTAGATGATATGGTATATAAGGTAAAAAGGGAAAAAATATTTAATAACTCTTTAGTCCCTTTTGGGCATTTGCTTGATATGGAATGTCAGAATTCAGATATTGAAAAATGTATGACCCATAGTGGTGAGTCAATTATTATTAAGGTTAAAAAAGTTGATGAAACTGACATTTATGAATATGAAAGCGGAAATGAAACGGTAATACTGAAAAAAAGGATTCCTTTGCGAGCTATTAGTAAGGATGAATTTATGGGAAATACCTATGATTTTATTGAATTTCGCCAAATTATATTTGATTATTCACCAATATTGGAACGAGTAAAGCAGGAGATTAACGATTATCCAAATCAATCACCTGATATTGTTTATGTAGCAGATTTACCTACCTTACCAATCGGGTATATGCTAAAAGATAGTTTTAAATGCAAACTAATTGTGGATTGTCATGAGTGGTGGAAAGAACAGAGCATACTTTGGGAACCTCAAAACAGTATTCGCATAAATGCAATGGATAAATATGAGCGATTGTTTTATCAAATCTGCGACTTGAGAATAACAGTAGGACAGCTTCTAGCGGAAAAGATGTCCGAGTACTTTGGCAAGAAGTTTGAAGTAATTTACTCTTGCATTACAAAAGACCATGAAAATATTATTAATAGAAGAAGTGATTTTTGGCAGTCAGAATTTGGGTTGCCGGAAGATGCGAGGATTTCAGTATTTCAAGGTAGCTTAACCACATTACGTAATCTTGATAATCTTGCAAAAGCAACTAAATATCTAACAAATGATTGTTATCTGGTAGTAGTAGGTGCAGGGCCATATCAGGAGGAATTTGAAAGAATAGTAAAGAAAGAAGGTAACCCCGAAAAAGTACGTTATGCAGGTTGGGTACCTCAAAATAAGCTATTAGAATATACAATAAATGCACATTTAGGCATTCTTCCGTACAAAAGTTTAAATAGTTATTATGCTCTTAGTGTTCCAAATAAATTTTTAGAATACTATGCCGCGCAAATACCAATTCTATGTGACGGCACACTTATGGAAGTTGCGAATATTGTAACTAACAATAATATTGGTTTTTGTGTAAATTGCTCAGATCCGGAAGAACTTGGAACAGCAATATGTAGAGCACTAAAAGACAATGTTTTGGACATGGTAAAAGAACAATATTTAAAGATTGGGTCAAAGTTTGGTTATGATAGCCAGAAAGTGTACTTTATAAAAATGCTGAATAAACTTGTGAGTCAATAG
- a CDS encoding PIG-L deacetylase family protein, translated as MLERLVDNRPALVLGAHPDDELGCGATINKLVESGVKVYHYYFSLCEQSLRDIGLPINQLKEECNSSRKILGIRLENCGNFEFPVRYFPSVRQDILEVLIKLKKEINPALVFTPNSNDIHQDHHCIYEETVRAFKHTSILGYELPWNTLTMNHDCLVIVNNDHMEKKLKASSCYKSQLHRNYSNTQFFESLARVRGVQANAVFAECFEVIRLFL; from the coding sequence GTGCTAGAGAGATTAGTTGATAACAGGCCAGCCTTAGTGTTAGGTGCTCACCCAGACGACGAGCTGGGTTGTGGGGCAACAATAAATAAACTGGTGGAATCTGGGGTTAAGGTATATCATTATTATTTTTCTTTATGTGAACAGAGTCTACGTGATATCGGACTTCCAATTAACCAATTAAAAGAAGAATGCAATTCCAGTCGTAAGATATTAGGGATAAGGCTTGAAAATTGTGGTAATTTTGAATTTCCTGTACGATATTTTCCCTCTGTAAGGCAAGACATATTAGAAGTATTAATTAAGCTAAAAAAAGAGATTAATCCAGCATTGGTATTTACTCCAAATAGCAATGACATTCATCAGGACCATCACTGTATTTATGAGGAGACGGTTCGTGCGTTTAAGCATACAAGTATTTTGGGCTATGAGTTGCCTTGGAATACATTGACGATGAATCATGACTGCCTTGTGATTGTTAATAATGACCACATGGAAAAAAAGTTAAAAGCTTCTTCTTGTTATAAATCCCAGTTACACCGTAACTATTCTAATACACAGTTTTTTGAATCCTTGGCCCGGGTAAGAGGAGTACAAGCTAATGCAGTTTTTGCTGAGTGTTTTGAAGTAATTAGATTATTTTTATAG
- a CDS encoding methionyl-tRNA formyltransferase: MTLKYKIALFTTSDSAANIIEICQIKNLSEVVVIIYPRNRKNTEKIKSVIRMAEKLNIPCIEQPYTEGLEEFERTLVNKGVNLGISWNYSQIIKVSTLRIFELGIWNMHGGKIPEYRGANVLQWAIANGEREIGVTWHVMEEEVDSGDILIKDTVPVEETETALEVRDKIFSKGIQLFKILWHNFINGQITKESPDLTKGKVYPPRRMIHGLIDTSFSKKQVKDILRAQCPPWPRPYIIYNGEIRPVHGIEECKDYTEIVSFPCKDGLINLYLGPEVNDKELKKLLLEKQNR, from the coding sequence ATGACTTTAAAATATAAAATTGCACTATTTACTACCAGTGATTCAGCGGCGAATATTATCGAGATATGTCAGATAAAGAATCTGTCCGAGGTTGTTGTGATCATTTATCCACGTAACCGAAAGAATACTGAAAAAATTAAGTCTGTTATCAGGATGGCTGAAAAATTAAATATTCCATGTATAGAGCAACCATATACTGAGGGGTTAGAAGAATTTGAAAGAACATTAGTAAATAAAGGGGTAAATTTGGGCATATCATGGAACTATTCTCAAATTATAAAAGTATCTACACTAAGGATATTTGAGCTTGGTATTTGGAATATGCACGGAGGAAAAATCCCCGAGTATAGAGGTGCAAATGTTCTACAATGGGCTATAGCAAATGGGGAAAGGGAAATTGGAGTAACTTGGCATGTGATGGAAGAAGAAGTGGATTCTGGTGATATATTGATAAAAGATACTGTTCCTGTAGAAGAAACCGAAACTGCACTGGAGGTTAGGGATAAAATATTCTCTAAGGGTATCCAGCTATTTAAGATATTATGGCATAATTTTATTAATGGACAGATTACCAAAGAATCGCCGGACTTAACTAAAGGAAAGGTATACCCTCCAAGAAGGATGATTCATGGCTTAATCGATACATCCTTTTCTAAAAAACAGGTTAAAGATATACTACGGGCACAATGTCCGCCTTGGCCAAGACCTTATATAATATATAATGGAGAAATAAGACCAGTACATGGAATCGAGGAATGTAAAGACTATACAGAGATCGTTTCTTTTCCATGTAAAGATGGACTAATCAATCTATACCTGGGACCAGAAGTTAATGACAAAGAATTAAAAAAACTTTTATTAGAAAAACAGAACCGATAA